ATTGTTGAACTCTTTTATTTCAGCTTCAATACCCACATCTTTGTAGTACCCTTTTTCTAAAGCTGCATAAAATCCTGCAAATTCAAACTGATGTTTCCATTCAAGTTGCACAGTCACTTTTTCTACAGATGAAAAAAGAAGTGTTGACAGTAGTAGTAAAAATATAATTTTTTTCAATATTAACCTTTATGTATGTTATTTTAGCGCAAATGAGTCTCAAAAAAGTCTCAAATTGATTTTTAAGACTTTTTTGAGACTCAAATTGATTATAATATATATATGAAAGATAATAAAAAAACAATATTAATAGTTGATGACACAGAGACGAATATAGATATTTTACTTGAGCTTTTGGGCGATGAGTATGATGTTATGGTCTCTCTAGATGGTAAAAGTGCATTAGAGATTGTAAACGAAGATGATATAGATTTAATACTTCTAGATATTATGATGCCGGATATGGATGGGTACGAAGTGTGTGAAATCCTAAAAGCAAATGCTAAAAGTGCAAATATACCGGTTATCTTTATAACAGCAAAAACGGATGAAGCGAGTATTGAGAAAGCTTATGACGTTGGAGCGGTTGACTACATAACAAAACCTTTTAAACCAAGAGAACTTCTAGCACGGGTAAAAACACAGTTAAAAGTAAAAGAACTTATAAATAATTTAGAATTCATCGCTTCTCACGACTCTATGACAGGAGTATATAATAGAAGGAAATTTTTTGAATTAGCAAATGAAAAGTTTAAAGACAAAGCAGATGATTTGTATGCAGTTATGATTGATATTGATAATTTTAAACCTATCAATGACATGTACGGACACCCAACCGGAGACAAGGTTATAAAACTTGTTGCAACTACAATAAAAAATAATATAAGAGCCGAAGCTATATTTGCAAGATTGGGAGGTGAAGAGTTTGTTATTATATGCAATTCACCATCACAGGAGCTAATAAAATCCCATATTGAAAACATACGAGAGCTTATAGAGTCTCTTGAGGTTCTATCAGATGACAAAAAAAGTATAAAGTTTACTATAAGTGAGGGGCTGGCTAAAGCCTCTTCTGATATGAAAAGTTTAGATGAGTTGTTGAAAAAAGCAGACTCCGCCCTTTATGAGGCGAAGGGCTCCGGAAGAAATAAAGTTGTGTTTAGAGACTAGAAATCAAAACTCTGTTTCTTAAACACATTAAATTTAGTTGCAACTTCTTCTTTATCAAGACCCAAGTTTTTAACAGCTTTTGGATTTACTAAAAACCACCCTAAAACAACATCTACTCTATCCCCCTTAAGCAGTTTAAACTCTCTCTTAACAGCTCTTTTTTCGTTTGCTTGAATCATTGTGTCTTTGAGAGTTGTATCTGCAATCCATGGCATAGCAGGCTTGCCGTCTTTGCCCAACACTCTTACAAAAACCTCTTTTTCAAGCTCTATAGTTTCATTGTCTCTTTTGACGCTAATCTTTAAAAGTGCCAAACGCATCGGGTGAAGTAAAAGAGCATGTGAAGTCCTGTTATCAATGTTTACAATAAAGTTGTCTATATTTCTCAAAATTGACAAATCTACATATTGAGTTAACATCTCAGAGTTAAAATGGCTTCCCGCAAAACCGTGAAAAGAGTGAGTTTTAGTTTTATTAATAGTTGAAACACTCCCTTTGACTTTTGGCATATGACAACTAACGCAGTTTGCACCATCCATCTCATTTGCTATGTTTGTAGAGCAGACGTTAAGATTGTGTGAATTCATCCTGTGTGAATGGCATCCGATACATACATTACCGTTTCTCATATGCTCATTAGACTCTGTTTCAATCTTATGAAACGGCGAGTCAAGTCCGCTTTTTTTGGTTGCGTAGTATTTGTTTGGAGTTTTATCAATAATATTTGTATTGCTATCTGCATGCAACTCTATACTTTTTATGCGGTGACAATATGCACAACTGATAGCTTCTTGGTGGGTCGCATTATTGACATCAGCAGGTGCTACTTCACCTTTTGTCATCATTTTATCTAGGTCGTTAGCAGCTGGAGTGTGGCACTTCCCGCATAAGTATCTGTTAGCCTTTATATTTGCCGGATGTTTTGCCCAAACGGCTCCGTGAATAACATCTTTATCCGGAGTGGCATTCGCATGCATAGAACCATAATATTCACTGTATATTTGTGTGTGACAAGCTTGACACTCTTCACTTTTTGCAAACTCGTGAACAGCATCATTAGCAACTAAAGAAAGAGAGAAAAGAAAAATTAGAGACAATATTTTCATTTAAAAACCTTTATTTAAATATTTGTGGAATGTTACAATAGTATTTGTTAAATTTATGTTAATAATTATATTTGTTTATCTTTCTTTACTGTTTGTCTTAACCAAAAGAAGCCAAAAAGACCCGAAAAAAGTGATGCGACCAAGATGCCTACTTTTGCCTGAAAAATTAGTGTTTCATTATCAATAAATGCTAAATCTGCTACAAATATTGACATTGTAAATCCAATTCCTCCCAAAAAAGCAACTCCAAAAACTTGGCTCATTGAGCTACCTTGTGGAAGTTTTGCAATACCAAGTTTTATGGCAAGCCATGAAACTCCAGCAATTCCAATTACTTTGCCAAAAATAAGCCCTGCAATTATTCCAAGTGAGACAGGTTCTAAAAGAGTCTCTCCAAAAGAGGAAAAGTCTATAGATATACCGGCATTAGCGAGCGCAAAGAGAGGAATCACAATCAAACTCACTGGAAGGTGCAAATCATTTTCCAGTCTAGCTGCAGGAGTACGGATAGAGTCTATTTTATTTTTTATATTTTGCAATATCGCTTTTTGTTTTTCATGTAGTGTATGGTCTGCCCCAATAGGATAGTTGTCGTACTCATCTAATAGATTTTTAGTATGTAGTGTAAAATCAACGGGAGTAAATTTTGGCTTAGAGGGGATTGCCATAGCAGCAATAACACCTGCTATTGTCGCATGAACGCCAGACTCTAGCATAAAAAACCACATCGCTAAACCAACTATAAAGTATGGCAAAATGGCATGGATTCCAAAGCGATTAAAAGAGACTAAAATCAGAAAAGATGCACCTGCTAAGATAAGAGGTAGTATGTTGATTTGTTCAGTATAAAAAATTGCTATAACAATAACTGCACCAAGGTCATCAACAATGGCTAGAGCAACTAAAAAAGTAACAAGTGCCGGTGATACTCTATTTCCAAGAAGAACTAAAGCACTAATTGCAAAAGCAATATCGGTTGCCATGGGAATTCCCCAGCCAACTGAGCCTTGTGTGCCATAGTTTATACTAAAGTATATAAGTGCCGGTAAAACCATTCCACCAATTGCTGCTAAAATTGGCAAGATGGCAACTTTAATATTTGAGAGCTCTCCAACTAAAATCTCTCTTTTTATCTCAAGCCCAATAACAAAGAAAAAAATTGCCATTAGTCCATCATTTATCCAGTGGTGTATGCTGTGCGAGAGTTTCCACTCTCCAACATTAAAATCTATCTTGGTATGAAAAAAATGCATATAACCATCCGTTAACGGAGTGTTCGCAAGTATCAGAGCAAAAATTGTCATAAACATTAGCACTAAACCGGTTGTAGTTTGTGCATGTATAAATGTTTCAAAAGGTGTCGCAACTCTTTTAAAAGCCTTCTCCCATGGTGCGTAAAGTTTCATAAATATTCCTTTTTAGTTTGACAAAACTTTGTTTCTTCCAGATTGTTTAGCTTCATAAAGCAGCATGTCCGCTTGATTTACAGTCTCATCTAGTGTGTCTTCATGTTGAGTTACTAATCCTATTGATATAGTGAATCTAATCTCTACATTTTTATCTGAGATAGTCACTGAGTTTTGAACGTTAGCTCTTAGTTTTTCAAATACATCTACCGCGTTCTTGGGTTTTATATCTTTTAAAATAATACAAAATTCTTCTCCGCCAAATCTTGCTACAATATCATTTTGACCAGTATTTGCTCTTAAAATCTCAGATAAATTAACAATAGCTTTGTCTCCAGTGTCATGGCCATAGGTGTCGTTGATTTTTTTAAAGTGATCTATATCTACCATGGCAATAGCAAAATTTTCACCACTCTCTAGTGCAGTGTTAAAATATGTTTGTACATTTTTAAAAAAATAACGTCGATTATACAGTCCTGTTAAAAAGTCTCTATTGGCATGGTTTGTAATAATTTGTATATTTTCCAAGGCTTCTATGGAGTTGTTAACTCGACATGAGAACTCCTCTTTTGAAAAAGGTTTATTAATATAGTCATTTGCACCATTCTTTAAAAACATAGCATTTACTTCATCATCAGTATTGGATGATATTGCAATTATACAAATATCATTTTTATTGTGTGTTTCCCTGATGGCTGCTGTTAGCTTTAGACCATCCATGACAGGCATAAAGTAGTCTGTTAAAACTAAAGATAAATCAGGATGGGATTTTAACATCCCAAGAGCTTCTTCACCGTGAGCAACTGTAATGACTTTATAAAAAAGATTTTCTAACATATTTTTCATCTGTTTTCTAAATACCATAGAGTCATCAACAACTAAAATTGTATGGTTTTGATTTTTTTGCAGTCTTTTTATTGTGTTTATAATATAGTTTATAACATTTACACCGCTTTTATTTACATAGTCAACTATGTTTTTATTAAGCAGTTCTTTTCTTAAATCTTTATCTACATTTGCGCTTAAAACTATTATTTTATTGTTTTTGCTTAAAGCGTAATCAACTATTTCTCCATTTGGAGCATCAGGGAGGTTTAAATCAAGAAGAGTTAAAAAGTAATCATGTCTTTTTAAAAATAGTTTTGCTTCTAGCAAGCTATATGCTACATCAATTTCAATGTTCAGCTCAGCAACTATTTTTTTAGTTATCAGTTTCGCCAAGGTCTTGTTGTCTTCTACAATTAAAATTCTTTGCATATTGTGTCCTAATAATTTTTTTAATAAAAATTTCTTTAATCAAGTTTTGTATTATAGCAAATAAGCATATATTTTAAATAATGGTTCTATAATCCTTTTATGAATTTAAAAGATTTACAAAACAAATCAGTACTGTTGTTTGGAAAGAGCCGTGCTTTTGGAAGTGAGGAGTTTGAGTCACAGATGAAGTTTCATAAAATCACATTGTGCAAAGAGTACAACAGCGGAGTCGTACTTGTCGTAGAGGGCAAGATGATGAGTCCTTATGAGCATATAGCAAGTGATGAACTTTATAGAGAAAATTCTAAAGAGATTGAGTTTATCTCAATAGATGATTTTGAAAAAGAGCTGGCAAAGTATATAGACGCAGATACTCTCTTGATGAGTCTTAAGCTATCCCACGATAAGCAGAGATTAAAAAGTTTTTTGCAAAACTCCACCTTGGGTGATGAGCTGTTTTTGAAACTGCTGAAGATGTACTCGTGGAGGGGTGAAGACTTTTTTGGGAGTGATGATAACAGGGATGTTAGCGCTGCGATTATTTTAAGGTTTTACAAAAACATAGAGCGCAACCATAATGTTCAGTATGCAACTTCTGGTTTTATGCACCTGCTAGCGCAGACTGATAACAGTAGTCTTATAGCAGCAATAGCAGAGCTAGAACCTTTGCAAAAAAGTTTTACTCTGGATGTTAAGTCGTCAAACTACACAATTTTGACAGCCATAGCGACTCAAACTGCCACGCCAAAAAGTGTGCTGAATCTTTTTATAAAAAAATCTTCCTCATATATTAAAACTATTATCGCAATGCGTGATGATTGCGATGAAGAGATGCAGATAGCTCTTTACAACTCTATGGATGAAGATGTTCATGAGGCTCTCTCTTATAATTTTAACCTCTGCGAGACACTCTTGCGTAAACTTATAGATCAAGATAAATTTGCACATAATATTGCTCTACATGTAAGACTTAATATTGATTTTTTTGAGACATTGTTGCAAAAATATCCTCAAGAGTTGGCTCAAAATGGGTCTCTCTCAATTGAGATGCAGGCAAAACTACTCTCCTTACATGTACAAGGTGTTAAAGTCGCTTTGGCATCAAACTTCAAGATAGACAAGAGAATACTTTTAGAGCTTCTTAGGGAGGATACCAAAGAGGTTAAGTCTGCAATTTATAAAAACTCCGCAACTTCGCAGACAATTCTTGAAAATGCGTATGAAAAAAGAGAGAACCATTTTTCACTGGCATGCAACGAGAATACTCCAAAGCATATATTAAAGCGGCTTGGAGATAGTTTTGATAAAAAAGTTTTAAGAGCCTTGGCTCAAAATGAAAGCACACCGGTTGAGATTTTATACCAACTGCAACTGGACTCTGCGTTGGCGAGAGTTGTAAAAGAGAATCCGGCATTTGGAAAATATATTCAACAAAACAGTATAGGATGGGAAGTTTGAAGGCAACAAGTTTAATAAACACGATTACCTCTTTGGTAGAGCAAAAAGTTCCAATATTTTTATGGGGAGCACCGGGAATAGGGAAGTCATCTATTGTGAAGCAAGTTGCAGACGAGAGAGGTATCTCTTTTATTGATTTAAGACTTGCACTTATGGACCCCACAGATTTAAAAGGTATTCCGTTTTACGATAAAGAGTCACATACGGCACTTTGGGCACCTCCGGCTTTTTTGCCAAA
The sequence above is drawn from the Candidatus Sulfurimonas baltica genome and encodes:
- a CDS encoding multiheme c-type cytochrome, giving the protein MKILSLIFLFSLSLVANDAVHEFAKSEECQACHTQIYSEYYGSMHANATPDKDVIHGAVWAKHPANIKANRYLCGKCHTPAANDLDKMMTKGEVAPADVNNATHQEAISCAYCHRIKSIELHADSNTNIIDKTPNKYYATKKSGLDSPFHKIETESNEHMRNGNVCIGCHSHRMNSHNLNVCSTNIANEMDGANCVSCHMPKVKGSVSTINKTKTHSFHGFAGSHFNSEMLTQYVDLSILRNIDNFIVNIDNRTSHALLLHPMRLALLKISVKRDNETIELEKEVFVRVLGKDGKPAMPWIADTTLKDTMIQANEKRAVKREFKLLKGDRVDVVLGWFLVNPKAVKNLGLDKEEVATKFNVFKKQSFDF
- a CDS encoding response regulator — its product is MQRILIVEDNKTLAKLITKKIVAELNIEIDVAYSLLEAKLFLKRHDYFLTLLDLNLPDAPNGEIVDYALSKNNKIIVLSANVDKDLRKELLNKNIVDYVNKSGVNVINYIINTIKRLQKNQNHTILVVDDSMVFRKQMKNMLENLFYKVITVAHGEEALGMLKSHPDLSLVLTDYFMPVMDGLKLTAAIRETHNKNDICIIAISSNTDDEVNAMFLKNGANDYINKPFSKEEFSCRVNNSIEALENIQIITNHANRDFLTGLYNRRYFFKNVQTYFNTALESGENFAIAMVDIDHFKKINDTYGHDTGDKAIVNLSEILRANTGQNDIVARFGGEEFCIILKDIKPKNAVDVFEKLRANVQNSVTISDKNVEIRFTISIGLVTQHEDTLDETVNQADMLLYEAKQSGRNKVLSN
- the nhaA gene encoding Na+/H+ antiporter NhaA, yielding MKLYAPWEKAFKRVATPFETFIHAQTTTGLVLMFMTIFALILANTPLTDGYMHFFHTKIDFNVGEWKLSHSIHHWINDGLMAIFFFVIGLEIKREILVGELSNIKVAILPILAAIGGMVLPALIYFSINYGTQGSVGWGIPMATDIAFAISALVLLGNRVSPALVTFLVALAIVDDLGAVIVIAIFYTEQINILPLILAGASFLILVSFNRFGIHAILPYFIVGLAMWFFMLESGVHATIAGVIAAMAIPSKPKFTPVDFTLHTKNLLDEYDNYPIGADHTLHEKQKAILQNIKNKIDSIRTPAARLENDLHLPVSLIVIPLFALANAGISIDFSSFGETLLEPVSLGIIAGLIFGKVIGIAGVSWLAIKLGIAKLPQGSSMSQVFGVAFLGGIGFTMSIFVADLAFIDNETLIFQAKVGILVASLFSGLFGFFWLRQTVKKDKQI
- a CDS encoding diguanylate cyclase; protein product: MKDNKKTILIVDDTETNIDILLELLGDEYDVMVSLDGKSALEIVNEDDIDLILLDIMMPDMDGYEVCEILKANAKSANIPVIFITAKTDEASIEKAYDVGAVDYITKPFKPRELLARVKTQLKVKELINNLEFIASHDSMTGVYNRRKFFELANEKFKDKADDLYAVMIDIDNFKPINDMYGHPTGDKVIKLVATTIKNNIRAEAIFARLGGEEFVIICNSPSQELIKSHIENIRELIESLEVLSDDKKSIKFTISEGLAKASSDMKSLDELLKKADSALYEAKGSGRNKVVFRD